In bacterium YEK0313, one genomic interval encodes:
- the bphD_1 gene encoding 2-hydroxy-6-oxo-6-phenylhexa-2,4-dienoate hydrolase has protein sequence MASNDAQTQFMETESGRIAFDDTGGTGPVVIGIPGMGDLRSEYRLVKPMLQHAGCRVVTMDVRGFGESSAEWPDYSARAVSRDAISILQQLGAGPATIMGNSFAAGSALWAARESPGLVNGVVLLGPIVRDLPLKTIQKLVLSLGCAGPWRTWFWTTYWSSLFPTKPAPDHAEVKAAIAANLREPKRMQALLKMLSLSKSDTAAILDEVSVPSLIVMGSKDPDFPDPVEEARSLASRLNAETMIVAGAGHYPHVEMADDVGQRIIAFVRQLDKSGPAVVPLRRS, from the coding sequence ATGGCGTCTAACGATGCGCAGACCCAGTTTATGGAGACAGAGAGTGGTAGGATAGCCTTCGACGACACGGGCGGAACCGGACCTGTCGTCATCGGAATTCCGGGAATGGGCGACTTGCGATCCGAGTACCGCCTCGTGAAGCCTATGCTGCAGCATGCGGGATGCCGAGTGGTGACGATGGACGTCCGCGGGTTCGGAGAATCGTCGGCCGAGTGGCCGGACTACTCTGCGCGAGCGGTCAGCCGTGACGCCATCTCCATCCTCCAACAGTTGGGTGCCGGTCCAGCCACGATCATGGGCAACTCGTTCGCGGCCGGGTCTGCGCTCTGGGCTGCCAGGGAGTCTCCTGGCCTCGTCAACGGGGTGGTGCTGCTCGGGCCGATTGTCCGCGATCTTCCCCTCAAGACGATCCAGAAACTTGTCCTCTCGCTCGGATGCGCAGGCCCGTGGCGTACTTGGTTCTGGACCACGTACTGGAGCAGCCTTTTTCCGACGAAGCCGGCACCGGATCATGCTGAAGTGAAAGCGGCAATCGCCGCAAACCTCCGAGAGCCAAAACGCATGCAGGCTCTCTTGAAGATGCTGTCATTGTCGAAGTCTGACACCGCAGCGATCCTAGACGAAGTCTCCGTGCCGAGCCTCATCGTGATGGGCTCGAAGGATCCAGACTTCCCGGACCCCGTCGAAGAAGCTCGGAGCTTGGCTTCGAGGCTCAATGCCGAAACCATGATTGTTGCGGGCGCCGGGCACTACCCTCATGTAGAAATGGCGGACGATGTCGGACAGCGGATCATCGCGTTCGTCCGCCAGCTCGATAAGTCCGGCCCAGCCGTTGTGCCTTTGCGTAGGAGTTGA
- a CDS encoding Blue-light-activated histidine kinase 1, protein MAGLPVALGPRAALSFSLIVHELLTNACKYGALTNDYGKVSLSWGVEDSQDGDLLKIEWREQGGPPVVPPTRKGFGSKLISIGLVGTGGVDLRFDPEGLAADLHASMRQLVQA, encoded by the coding sequence ATGGCCGGATTGCCCGTGGCGCTAGGGCCAAGAGCGGCGCTGTCCTTTTCCCTCATCGTGCACGAACTTCTAACGAACGCCTGCAAGTACGGCGCTCTGACGAACGACTATGGGAAGGTGTCGCTGTCTTGGGGCGTCGAAGACAGCCAGGACGGCGATCTGCTGAAGATCGAGTGGCGAGAGCAGGGCGGACCTCCCGTTGTGCCGCCGACGCGTAAAGGCTTCGGCTCAAAGCTAATCAGCATCGGTTTGGTCGGTACTGGTGGCGTCGATCTTCGCTTCGATCCAGAAGGCCTCGCGGCGGACCTGCATGCCTCTATGCGCCAGTTGGTCCAGGCTTGA
- the grxC_2 gene encoding Glutaredoxin-3 yields the protein MKPEVLLYVTSWCPYCRRAKALLTKKGVAFTEVDIEASAENRKAMIDVSGRSTVPQIFINGTHVGGSDELHALDARGGLDQLLAIERPPVT from the coding sequence ATGAAGCCAGAGGTCCTCCTCTATGTCACGAGTTGGTGCCCATACTGCCGCCGAGCGAAAGCGCTGCTTACAAAAAAGGGGGTGGCGTTCACGGAAGTCGACATCGAGGCTAGTGCGGAAAACCGAAAAGCGATGATCGACGTCTCAGGTCGAAGCACCGTGCCGCAGATATTCATCAACGGCACGCATGTGGGCGGGTCTGACGAACTCCATGCCCTCGATGCCAGAGGCGGGCTCGACCAGCTACTCGCCATCGAACGGCCACCAGTGACGTGA
- the galP gene encoding Galactose-proton symporter: MATILSTGTPAAERSAVPWAAVLATVGAGLVSALQVGKGAIAAPLLQSAFQVDLAMVGWVTSVFAILGLVGGIAAGALSARWGDRRILLAGLVATLAGAGLGSQAPSYQILLFSRVLEGLGFLMTTVAAPAVLRQIVPAPRQNFVFALWSCFMPTGMALALLTGPLFASWQQMWLASALATLLALACGLALIPTGGRRDDARPGTLLADARRVVTSRPAVLLATAMMLYSAMFFAVFSFLPILLMDRIGAGVGLAGVLSAVASLANVGGNLGAGHLLGRGASRPALIGIASAVMGLAAIGIFAFSLPGAAAFALCVLFAGIGGMIPATILSSTPKVVPSAALVAVAVGLVTQGNGLGQVLAPIAIGAAIETYGWSAPAVVVPLLAVLTIAVARAMRGTAVARA; this comes from the coding sequence ATGGCCACCATCCTGAGCACCGGAACACCCGCGGCCGAGCGCTCGGCCGTGCCCTGGGCGGCGGTGCTCGCCACGGTCGGCGCCGGCCTCGTCTCCGCGCTGCAGGTCGGCAAGGGCGCGATCGCCGCGCCGCTCTTGCAGTCGGCCTTCCAGGTCGACCTCGCCATGGTCGGATGGGTCACCTCGGTCTTCGCCATTCTGGGGCTCGTCGGCGGTATCGCCGCGGGCGCTCTGTCGGCCCGTTGGGGCGACCGGCGCATCCTGCTTGCCGGCCTGGTCGCGACGCTCGCCGGCGCCGGGCTCGGCAGCCAGGCGCCGAGCTACCAGATCCTGCTGTTCTCGCGCGTCCTCGAAGGCCTCGGCTTTCTCATGACCACCGTCGCGGCGCCCGCCGTCCTCAGGCAGATCGTGCCCGCGCCGCGCCAGAATTTCGTCTTCGCCCTCTGGAGCTGCTTCATGCCGACCGGCATGGCGCTGGCTCTGCTCACCGGCCCGCTCTTCGCGTCGTGGCAGCAGATGTGGCTGGCCAGTGCGCTCGCAACGCTGCTCGCGCTCGCATGCGGGCTCGCGCTCATTCCGACCGGCGGCCGGCGAGACGATGCGCGGCCCGGCACTTTGCTGGCGGACGCCAGGCGCGTCGTGACGTCGCGCCCCGCCGTGCTGCTGGCAACCGCGATGATGCTCTACAGCGCGATGTTTTTCGCGGTCTTCAGTTTTCTGCCGATTCTGCTGATGGACCGCATCGGCGCCGGCGTCGGCCTTGCCGGTGTCCTCAGCGCGGTTGCGTCACTCGCCAATGTCGGCGGCAATCTCGGGGCCGGCCATCTGCTCGGCCGCGGCGCGAGCCGGCCGGCGCTGATCGGCATCGCCAGCGCGGTCATGGGGCTTGCGGCGATCGGCATCTTCGCCTTCTCCCTGCCGGGGGCGGCGGCCTTCGCGCTCTGCGTCCTGTTCGCCGGCATCGGCGGCATGATCCCGGCGACCATCCTGTCATCGACGCCGAAGGTCGTGCCCTCCGCTGCGCTCGTGGCGGTCGCGGTCGGTCTCGTCACGCAGGGCAACGGTCTCGGCCAGGTTCTCGCCCCCATCGCCATCGGCGCGGCGATCGAAACCTATGGCTGGTCTGCTCCGGCCGTCGTCGTCCCCCTCCTTGCCGTCCTCACCATCGCCGTGGCGCGTGCGATGCGCGGCACCGCCGTCGCCAGGGCCTGA
- the fadI gene encoding 3-ketoacyl-CoA thiolase has translation MANYDAVSLSVPVVQAMANLAEPDLAVWGTVIPNLGWSNIAREVWLDAKLNPSIPAFSVVLACSTSMTATFAAAGLLGGGTDLTMVGGAEVMSRPSLALTAEASKRLTDLFGQDPAAALSALQSLTPHDFVLPTKGWANRITGRTMGDHMEETAKAWRVSREAQDDWALKSHQRAVAGWDNGFFDDLVTSLPELARDANPRADTSAERLAALKPAFDRESGQGSLTAGNSSPITDGAAGCWVANDAGLRRLPAGTPFARLVDYEVSAVDLHTEGLLMAPSYGIPRLLARHRLGFSDIALWEIHEAFAAQVLANVAAIADPDWVREKAGVEAAMGEFDWTRVNPNGGSVAIGHPFGATGARDLSQAVKELWALPVGSRGIVSICADGGQGTVALLERV, from the coding sequence TTGGCCAACTACGACGCGGTCTCGTTATCAGTGCCTGTGGTCCAGGCGATGGCGAATCTTGCGGAGCCCGACCTGGCTGTTTGGGGAACCGTCATACCCAACCTGGGATGGAGCAACATCGCTCGGGAAGTTTGGCTGGACGCCAAGCTCAACCCCAGCATCCCCGCGTTCTCCGTTGTCCTAGCGTGCTCGACCAGCATGACTGCAACCTTCGCTGCGGCAGGACTGCTTGGTGGCGGGACCGACCTGACAATGGTCGGCGGCGCAGAGGTCATGAGCAGGCCATCGCTTGCCTTAACCGCAGAAGCATCCAAGCGACTGACCGATCTGTTCGGGCAGGATCCGGCCGCGGCACTTTCGGCGCTGCAATCGCTGACGCCGCACGACTTCGTGCTTCCAACCAAGGGGTGGGCCAACCGCATCACCGGTCGGACGATGGGCGATCACATGGAGGAGACCGCCAAAGCTTGGCGTGTCTCGCGCGAAGCACAGGACGACTGGGCTCTAAAGAGCCACCAGCGAGCCGTCGCCGGCTGGGACAACGGCTTCTTCGACGACCTTGTCACCTCTCTGCCGGAGCTGGCGCGCGACGCGAACCCGCGAGCAGATACGTCTGCCGAGCGCCTCGCCGCCCTAAAGCCAGCCTTCGATCGGGAGAGCGGACAGGGCAGCCTGACGGCCGGCAACAGTTCCCCCATCACCGATGGAGCGGCCGGCTGCTGGGTTGCCAACGACGCGGGTCTGAGGAGACTCCCCGCCGGTACGCCTTTCGCGCGGCTCGTCGACTACGAAGTGTCGGCAGTCGACCTCCATACGGAAGGGCTCCTGATGGCGCCTTCCTACGGGATACCGCGCTTGCTCGCGCGGCATCGCCTCGGCTTCTCCGACATCGCTCTGTGGGAGATCCACGAAGCGTTCGCCGCCCAGGTGTTGGCCAATGTCGCGGCCATCGCCGATCCGGATTGGGTACGCGAAAAGGCCGGCGTCGAGGCCGCCATGGGCGAGTTCGATTGGACTCGGGTCAACCCCAATGGCGGTTCGGTAGCCATCGGACATCCCTTCGGGGCGACCGGCGCGCGCGATCTTAGCCAAGCGGTGAAGGAACTGTGGGCCCTGCCGGTGGGGTCGCGCGGGATCGTCAGCATCTGCGCTGACGGCGGCCAGGGCACCGTTGCTCTTCTTGAACGCGTTTGA
- a CDS encoding Alcohol dehydrogenase: MKAIRFHEFGAPGVLRYEDAPKPAVRPGEVLVRVHAAGLNPPDWYLREGYKALPPEWRPPIELPAIPGSDVSGIVEAVAPDVTAFSPGDEVFGMIRFPSFGESLGYAEYVSAPASDLALKPRGLDHVHAAAAPMSGLTAWQYLIELGHSEPNPLQPGRHDPVPLEGKSVMINGAGGGVGHLALQLAKHKGARVIAIASGRHETFLRDLGADEFIDYTKIKAEDSVREVDLVVDAVGGPTASRFLRSIRRGGALFPIFPLGFAGHDEAANLGVTVSATQVRSNGAQLAELGRLLDSGTVRVAVDSTYPLSEAAAAHERAEAGHIQGKIVLIVEGGDAAVTREAGTSGGQWPPRVQGH, encoded by the coding sequence ATGAAGGCAATCCGCTTCCACGAATTCGGTGCTCCCGGCGTACTCCGCTATGAGGATGCTCCAAAGCCCGCCGTCAGGCCAGGCGAGGTTCTCGTCCGAGTGCATGCGGCTGGCCTCAATCCTCCGGATTGGTATCTCAGAGAAGGGTACAAGGCGCTGCCCCCCGAGTGGAGACCGCCGATCGAGTTGCCGGCCATACCCGGCTCGGACGTGTCCGGGATCGTTGAGGCTGTCGCCCCGGATGTCACAGCGTTTTCACCGGGTGACGAAGTTTTTGGAATGATCCGATTCCCAAGTTTTGGCGAAAGCCTGGGATACGCAGAGTACGTTTCGGCACCGGCATCAGATCTGGCGCTAAAACCTCGCGGCCTCGACCATGTTCATGCCGCTGCAGCGCCGATGTCGGGACTGACCGCGTGGCAGTACCTGATAGAGCTGGGTCATAGCGAACCCAATCCCCTGCAGCCCGGGAGGCACGACCCGGTCCCGTTGGAAGGCAAAAGCGTCATGATCAATGGCGCCGGCGGCGGTGTCGGTCACCTCGCACTGCAGTTAGCAAAACACAAGGGCGCGCGCGTGATAGCTATTGCGTCAGGCCGACACGAGACATTTCTGCGCGATCTCGGCGCAGACGAATTCATCGACTACACGAAAATCAAGGCGGAAGACTCGGTGCGCGAGGTGGACCTCGTCGTCGATGCAGTAGGTGGCCCGACAGCCAGTCGCTTCTTGCGTTCGATACGTCGCGGCGGCGCGCTTTTTCCAATCTTTCCGCTTGGCTTCGCGGGACACGATGAAGCCGCTAACCTTGGCGTTACGGTCTCTGCAACACAGGTACGATCCAACGGAGCCCAACTCGCCGAGTTAGGCCGATTGCTGGACAGCGGGACCGTTCGCGTCGCGGTCGATAGCACGTACCCCCTCTCGGAAGCGGCTGCCGCCCACGAGCGTGCTGAGGCGGGTCATATTCAAGGCAAGATTGTCCTCATCGTCGAAGGTGGCGATGCTGCAGTGACGCGTGAGGCTGGGACATCGGGCGGGCAGTGGCCGCCTCGCGTGCAAGGACATTGA
- a CDS encoding enterobactin exporter EntS, protein MPHEPATQTTAETAEADLAAAGLKPHDGRYSAFAPLRQPIFRAVWIASLASNFGGLVQMVGAAWLMTSLSDSPHMVALVQASTTLPVMMFSLAAGAIADNYDRRCILLTAQGFMLVVSTMLAVFAWFGLLSPWLLLGFTFLIGCGNALNNPAWQSSVGDMVPRPELPAAVTLNSVAFNIARSVGPAIGGAIVAAFGAVAAFVVNAFSYIGLLTVLARWQPPHVERVLPRETFWLAMSAGLRYVAMSPNIRAVLLRAFLFGFGGIVGLALMPLVARDLVRGGPLTFGILLGAFGAGAVAGAFVSARLRRRFSTEALVRLTFLAYAAAALVVGLSPTLWLTMPALGVGGACWVLALSTFNSTVQLSAPRWVVGRALALYQMAAFGGMAAGSWAWGWVTLQSGPAGGLWAAAVALVCGAAAGLRYHLPPLEALNLDPLSRWREPEVAVDIEPRSGPVFVTIEWRIRQEDVVEFLKAMEERRRIRRRDGARHWALLRDLTDAELWIERYDSPTWVEYVRQAQRVTQADAEIGDRVRDLHIGPEPPVVHRMVERQTGVLPPEVLRATRQAQASP, encoded by the coding sequence ATGCCGCACGAGCCTGCCACACAGACCACGGCCGAGACCGCCGAAGCCGACCTTGCCGCCGCGGGCCTGAAACCGCACGACGGCCGCTATTCCGCCTTTGCGCCGCTGCGCCAGCCGATCTTCCGTGCGGTCTGGATCGCCAGCCTTGCCTCGAACTTCGGCGGTCTCGTCCAGATGGTCGGCGCCGCCTGGCTGATGACCTCGCTGTCCGATTCGCCGCACATGGTCGCGCTGGTCCAGGCCTCGACCACGCTGCCGGTGATGATGTTCTCGCTGGCCGCCGGCGCCATCGCGGACAATTACGACCGCCGATGCATCCTGCTGACGGCGCAGGGCTTCATGCTCGTCGTTTCGACCATGCTGGCGGTCTTCGCCTGGTTCGGGCTGCTCTCGCCCTGGCTGCTGCTCGGCTTCACCTTCCTGATCGGCTGCGGCAACGCGCTCAACAACCCGGCCTGGCAGTCCTCGGTCGGCGACATGGTGCCGCGCCCCGAACTGCCGGCGGCGGTGACGCTGAACAGCGTCGCCTTCAACATCGCCCGCAGCGTCGGCCCGGCGATCGGCGGCGCCATCGTCGCCGCCTTCGGCGCGGTCGCCGCCTTCGTCGTCAATGCCTTCAGCTATATCGGCCTGCTCACCGTGCTGGCCCGCTGGCAGCCCCCGCATGTCGAGCGCGTGCTGCCGCGCGAGACGTTCTGGCTCGCGATGAGCGCGGGTCTGCGCTATGTCGCGATGTCGCCGAATATCCGCGCCGTCCTGCTGCGCGCCTTCCTCTTCGGCTTCGGCGGCATTGTCGGCCTCGCCCTGATGCCGCTGGTCGCCCGCGATCTCGTGCGCGGCGGCCCGCTGACATTCGGCATCCTGCTCGGAGCCTTCGGCGCCGGCGCGGTCGCCGGCGCCTTCGTCAGCGCCAGGCTGCGCCGCCGCTTCAGCACCGAGGCCCTCGTGCGCCTGACCTTCCTCGCCTATGCGGCCGCGGCCCTGGTGGTGGGACTGAGCCCGACCCTGTGGCTCACCATGCCGGCGCTTGGCGTCGGTGGCGCCTGCTGGGTGCTGGCGCTCTCGACCTTCAATTCGACAGTGCAGCTGTCGGCGCCGCGCTGGGTGGTGGGTCGCGCGCTCGCGCTCTACCAGATGGCCGCTTTCGGCGGCATGGCCGCGGGCAGCTGGGCCTGGGGCTGGGTCACCCTCCAATCCGGACCGGCCGGTGGCCTGTGGGCGGCGGCCGTCGCCCTCGTCTGCGGCGCCGCCGCCGGGCTGCGCTATCACCTGCCGCCGCTCGAGGCGCTCAATCTCGATCCGCTCAGCCGCTGGCGGGAGCCCGAGGTCGCGGTCGATATCGAGCCGCGCAGCGGCCCGGTCTTCGTCACCATCGAATGGCGCATCCGGCAGGAGGACGTTGTCGAGTTCCTCAAGGCGATGGAGGAGCGCCGGCGCATCCGCCGCCGCGACGGCGCGCGCCACTGGGCGCTGCTGCGCGACCTGACCGATGCCGAGCTCTGGATCGAGCGCTACGACAGCCCGACCTGGGTCGAATATGTCCGCCAGGCCCAGCGCGTCACCCAGGCCGACGCCGAGATCGGCGACCGGGTCAGGGATCTGCATATCGGGCCCGAGCCGCCGGTCGTGCACCGCATGGTCGAGCGCCAGACCGGCGTGCTGCCGCCCGAGGTGCTGCGCGCGACCCGCCAGGCGCAGGCATCGCCCTGA
- the yciK_1 gene encoding putative oxidoreductase YciK — MARIFVTGSTEGLGRAAAQTLLREGHEVVLHARSAVRAAALAELAPRALGTVVGDLASAAETRTIADQVNAFGRMDAVIHNAGLYATPDRQPTREGHAGIVAVNTLAPFMLTALIERPGRLVYLSSGMHRGGSRALHDIDWRERRWDATRAYSDSKLHVTTLAFAVARRWPDVLSNAVDPGWVPTRMGGPGAPDDLEKGHLTQTWLAVSEDPAAKVSGRYWHHRRQQAPAPDVSDADFQDALVERLTQLTGVSLF; from the coding sequence ATGGCCCGCATCTTTGTCACCGGCAGCACGGAAGGCCTTGGTCGCGCGGCCGCGCAGACCCTTCTGCGCGAAGGCCATGAGGTCGTGCTGCATGCCCGCTCGGCTGTGCGCGCCGCGGCGCTCGCCGAACTCGCGCCGCGAGCGCTCGGCACCGTGGTCGGCGATCTTGCCAGCGCCGCCGAGACCCGCACCATCGCCGACCAGGTCAATGCCTTCGGCCGGATGGACGCCGTCATCCACAATGCCGGCCTCTATGCGACACCCGACCGGCAGCCGACCCGGGAAGGCCATGCCGGCATTGTCGCGGTCAACACGCTGGCGCCGTTCATGCTGACCGCGCTGATCGAGCGGCCCGGACGCCTCGTTTATCTCAGCAGCGGCATGCACCGGGGCGGCTCGCGGGCGCTCCACGACATCGACTGGCGGGAGCGGCGCTGGGATGCGACGCGCGCCTATTCGGACAGCAAGCTCCATGTCACCACGCTCGCCTTCGCGGTCGCCCGGCGCTGGCCCGACGTCCTCAGCAACGCCGTCGATCCGGGCTGGGTGCCGACGCGCATGGGCGGGCCGGGCGCCCCGGATGATCTGGAGAAGGGCCATCTCACGCAGACCTGGCTCGCCGTGAGCGAGGACCCCGCCGCCAAGGTCAGCGGGCGCTATTGGCATCATCGCCGGCAGCAGGCTCCCGCGCCTGACGTATCCGATGCCGATTTTCAGGACGCGCTGGTGGAGCGGCTCACGCAGCTGACGGGCGTCTCGCTGTTCTGA
- the mrsA gene encoding Peptide methionine sulfoxide reductase MsrA encodes MAKVGFGGGCHWCTEGVFQALRGVTQVDQGFLQSMAPADTWAEGVIVTFDPTVIGLTTLSEVHLRTHSATRARSLQSKYRSAIYIFEESQRHEAEQAVARLGEESSETVHTLVLSFAGFKASDARYQNYYRTDPSRPFCQRYIDPKLAYIRQHYSAFALPR; translated from the coding sequence ATGGCAAAGGTCGGCTTTGGTGGAGGCTGCCACTGGTGCACCGAGGGTGTTTTCCAAGCGTTGCGCGGCGTCACGCAGGTCGACCAGGGTTTTCTACAATCGATGGCGCCGGCAGACACCTGGGCGGAGGGGGTGATCGTCACCTTCGATCCCACGGTCATTGGATTGACGACGCTGTCCGAGGTCCATCTCAGGACGCACTCCGCCACTCGAGCCCGTTCGCTCCAAAGCAAATACCGCAGTGCAATTTACATATTTGAAGAGAGCCAGCGACATGAAGCTGAGCAAGCGGTTGCCCGCTTGGGCGAAGAGTCTAGCGAGACAGTGCACACCTTGGTGCTATCGTTTGCAGGCTTTAAGGCGTCGGATGCGCGCTACCAGAACTACTATCGAACCGATCCGAGTAGGCCTTTCTGTCAGCGCTACATTGATCCGAAGCTGGCGTATATTCGACAGCACTATTCAGCGTTTGCTCTGCCCAGATAG
- the dps1 gene encoding DNA protection during starvation protein 1: MTDSSAETAPSPSDLDESATMTVADALKIILANSYAVYLKTKNFHWHVSGPYFRDYHLLLDEQAAEILAATDAMAERARKTGNTTIRSIGDIARHQTIKDNDAEFVTPQDMLAELRADNLHMVESLRRAKDVADQAKDNATSGLIDTWTDEAERRAWFLFEVSR; encoded by the coding sequence ATGACAGACTCCAGTGCTGAAACCGCGCCTTCACCATCTGACCTGGACGAAAGCGCGACCATGACGGTCGCGGATGCGCTGAAGATCATTTTGGCGAACAGCTATGCGGTCTACCTCAAGACCAAGAACTTTCACTGGCATGTCTCGGGCCCGTACTTCAGGGACTACCACCTGCTTCTCGACGAGCAAGCTGCGGAGATCCTCGCTGCTACCGATGCTATGGCTGAGCGCGCCCGGAAGACCGGTAATACGACCATCCGATCGATCGGCGATATCGCCCGCCACCAGACGATCAAGGACAACGACGCGGAGTTCGTCACGCCTCAGGACATGCTGGCGGAATTGCGCGCTGATAATCTTCACATGGTCGAGTCGCTGCGTCGCGCAAAGGACGTCGCCGACCAGGCGAAGGACAATGCGACCTCCGGCCTGATCGATACCTGGACCGACGAGGCGGAACGCCGTGCGTGGTTTCTTTTCGAAGTCAGCCGATAG
- a CDS encoding Blue-light-activated protein: MEYVCGMNKPVVLVVEDEPLLRLFASDMIEEAGFEVLEASDASAALVALEERRDIRVVFTDVDMPGGIDGIMLAIRIRNKWPTIQIIITSGRPWPEEAVVPPDIPFFSKPYRQDRVLDAVRKMAA; this comes from the coding sequence ATGGAGTACGTGTGTGGAATGAATAAACCAGTGGTGCTTGTCGTGGAAGATGAGCCACTTCTCCGTCTCTTTGCATCGGACATGATTGAAGAAGCCGGCTTCGAAGTGCTGGAAGCATCAGATGCCTCTGCTGCGCTCGTGGCTTTGGAAGAACGGCGCGACATCCGGGTCGTCTTCACCGACGTGGACATGCCGGGCGGCATCGACGGCATCATGCTGGCCATCCGTATTCGAAACAAATGGCCGACCATTCAGATCATAATCACGTCCGGAAGGCCGTGGCCGGAAGAGGCTGTTGTCCCACCGGATATTCCATTCTTTTCCAAGCCATACCGGCAAGACCGGGTGCTGGATGCGGTCAGGAAAATGGCTGCGTGA